The Prosthecobacter vanneervenii genome has a segment encoding these proteins:
- a CDS encoding tetratricopeptide repeat protein, with product MKPVFAIRHLITALALLAAPAVLRAADAPGSPPGSPPDLPMPKNMPPEMQKKADEIKKHQAEARDLLQAGKFVEAEKVLRSLVAEFTSLFGPDNPLLPQCQGALGNCLRAQGKSAEAVTELRASWLGHIKHSGADKPETLRIHNALAEALHEDHKYAEAEKEVRAVTEDFKRVYGPEHQATLLNRGNLATVLCDAGKLAEAETELRDVIQIDERVLGPSSQPTLVARGTLATVMRDQGHLSEAEKEYRAVLAYMDKHPGKAHPDTALLRSQLAFCLTMAKKYPESLQEAEEALTVFKNTFGPDHPHTKELQKLVTGLKGPRK from the coding sequence ATGAAGCCCGTCTTTGCCATTCGTCATCTCATCACCGCACTCGCACTCCTGGCAGCCCCCGCCGTGCTGCGCGCCGCAGACGCCCCGGGCAGCCCTCCCGGGTCTCCTCCTGACCTGCCGATGCCCAAAAACATGCCGCCGGAAATGCAGAAAAAGGCCGATGAGATCAAGAAGCATCAGGCCGAGGCGCGCGATCTCCTCCAGGCTGGCAAATTTGTCGAGGCTGAGAAGGTGCTGCGCTCTCTCGTGGCGGAGTTCACCTCGCTCTTTGGTCCGGACAATCCGCTCCTCCCGCAGTGCCAGGGCGCACTGGGAAACTGCCTGCGCGCCCAGGGAAAATCCGCCGAGGCCGTGACGGAGCTGCGTGCCTCCTGGCTGGGCCACATCAAACATTCCGGCGCTGACAAACCCGAGACCCTGCGCATCCACAATGCGCTCGCGGAGGCTCTGCACGAAGACCACAAATATGCCGAGGCCGAAAAGGAGGTGCGCGCTGTCACCGAGGACTTCAAGCGTGTTTATGGCCCGGAGCATCAGGCCACGCTGCTCAACCGGGGCAACCTCGCCACCGTGCTCTGCGACGCCGGCAAATTGGCCGAGGCTGAAACAGAGCTGAGAGACGTCATCCAGATCGACGAGCGAGTGCTCGGACCCAGCAGCCAGCCCACGCTCGTGGCGCGCGGCACCCTGGCCACTGTGATGCGCGATCAGGGCCACCTCTCCGAGGCGGAAAAGGAATACCGCGCCGTGCTGGCCTACATGGACAAACACCCCGGCAAGGCGCACCCCGACACCGCCCTGCTGCGCTCCCAGCTGGCCTTCTGCTTGACCATGGCCAAAAAATACCCCGAATCCCTGCAGGAGGCCGAGGAGGCGCTCACCGTTTTCAAAAACACCTTTGGCCCCGACCACCCGCACACCAAGGAACTGCAAAAGCTCGTGACCGGCCTGAAGGGCCCGCGCAAATAG
- the surE gene encoding 5'/3'-nucleotidase SurE, translated as MHVLLTNDDGISAPGLQALENAVKHLGWDYSIVAPATEQSQCGHRVTTHQPLQVETRGENRHAVHGTPADCVRLALFALDLKPDLVLSGVNAGGNLGQDIVISGTVAAAREAAYHGIRSMALSHYLIRELKVDWERTAAWMAEIVRELHAQEHTHSTFWNINLPHLPAGAAELPARVQCHPARSPLNVSYHKAEAGYTYNASYASRPRDPGSDVEACFGGRVAVTLLRV; from the coding sequence ATGCACGTACTTCTGACGAATGATGATGGCATCTCCGCGCCTGGACTGCAGGCACTGGAAAATGCGGTGAAACACCTGGGCTGGGATTACAGCATCGTGGCTCCGGCCACGGAGCAGAGCCAGTGCGGCCACCGGGTGACGACACACCAGCCGCTGCAGGTGGAGACACGCGGAGAGAACCGCCACGCGGTGCACGGCACGCCGGCCGACTGCGTGCGGCTGGCACTCTTTGCGCTGGATTTAAAACCTGACCTCGTGCTCTCCGGCGTGAATGCCGGGGGCAATCTGGGGCAGGACATCGTGATCTCCGGCACCGTGGCGGCGGCGCGTGAGGCGGCGTATCATGGCATCCGCAGCATGGCGCTCTCCCATTACCTGATCCGGGAGCTGAAGGTGGACTGGGAACGTACGGCGGCGTGGATGGCGGAGATCGTGCGGGAGCTGCACGCGCAAGAGCACACGCATAGCACGTTTTGGAACATCAATCTGCCCCATCTGCCCGCAGGTGCGGCGGAGCTGCCTGCACGTGTGCAGTGCCATCCAGCGCGGTCACCGCTGAATGTGAGCTACCACAAGGCGGAGGCAGGCTACACGTACAATGCCAGCTATGCCTCGCGACCACGTGATCCGGGCTCGGATGTGGAGGCGTGCTTTGGCGGCCGTGTGGCGGTGACGCTGCTGCGGGTGTGA
- the nth gene encoding endonuclease III, whose amino-acid sequence MTKQERADYIRGRLAELYPDPPVPLDHTDAFTLLVAVLLSAQCTDVRVNQVTPALFKLGHTPKALAAAPLEEIEAIVRPCGLGPQKARAIKELSRILLTEHGGQVPASLEALERLPGVGHKTAQVVMAQAFGVPSFPVDTHIHRLAQRWCLTTGKSVTQTERDLKRLFPEESWNKLHLQIIFYGREFCTARGCDGLSCEICSTCNAGRKKPVKTKKA is encoded by the coding sequence GTGACCAAGCAGGAGCGCGCCGACTACATTCGGGGTCGTCTGGCAGAACTGTACCCTGACCCGCCCGTGCCGCTGGACCACACGGACGCCTTTACCCTGCTGGTGGCGGTGCTGCTTTCCGCGCAGTGCACCGACGTGCGGGTGAATCAGGTGACCCCTGCGCTTTTCAAGCTGGGCCACACCCCCAAAGCACTGGCGGCTGCACCGCTGGAGGAGATCGAAGCCATCGTGCGGCCCTGCGGGCTGGGACCGCAGAAAGCGCGGGCCATCAAGGAACTTTCCCGCATCCTGCTCACGGAGCATGGCGGCCAGGTGCCAGCCTCTCTGGAGGCACTGGAGCGGCTGCCGGGCGTGGGACACAAGACTGCGCAGGTGGTGATGGCGCAGGCCTTTGGCGTACCCTCCTTTCCGGTGGACACCCACATTCACCGCCTGGCCCAGCGCTGGTGCCTGACCACTGGCAAATCCGTGACTCAGACCGAGCGCGACCTGAAGCGCCTCTTTCCCGAAGAGTCATGGAACAAGCTGCACCTGCAGATCATCTTTTACGGCCGTGAATTCTGCACGGCACGTGGCTGCGACGGTCTCAGCTGCGAGATCTGCAGCACCTGCAACGCAGGACGCAAAAAGCCGGTGAAGACCAAGAAGGCGTAA
- a CDS encoding MDR family NADPH-dependent oxidoreductase, producing the protein MTSQFLQFDRTGNPAEVLQLQERKLTPPEGHEVRVRMRYAPVNPADLNFMEGTYGRAAHPPCTPGHEGCGEVEAVGDKVTSLEKGDVVMPLVGTGCWTQHLTAPEHHFAKLPPQIDQVQASMLRINPVTAWALLKYYTELPKGAWVAQNAANSGVGRAFIQLAKHLGLRTINFVRRAELVDELKTLGADVVLLDSDEGVAEAKKIVGHEPVMLATNAVGGDSAIHLMDLLSPEGILVTYGAMSRRSLKVPNKFLIFKNLQLHGLWITKWFEKATTAELYQVLDPLVRMIETNDLVTAIDEIVPLAEYQRAIKRAQEGARGGKVILDLA; encoded by the coding sequence ATGACGTCCCAGTTTCTTCAATTCGACCGCACCGGCAATCCTGCCGAAGTTTTGCAGCTTCAAGAGCGCAAGCTCACGCCGCCGGAGGGGCATGAGGTGCGGGTGCGTATGCGGTATGCACCGGTGAATCCAGCGGACCTAAATTTCATGGAGGGCACATACGGCCGTGCGGCGCATCCGCCGTGCACGCCCGGGCATGAGGGCTGCGGCGAGGTGGAGGCGGTGGGGGACAAGGTGACGTCTCTGGAGAAGGGCGATGTGGTGATGCCGCTGGTGGGCACGGGCTGCTGGACGCAGCACCTCACGGCGCCGGAGCACCACTTTGCCAAGCTGCCGCCGCAGATCGACCAGGTGCAGGCGAGCATGCTGCGCATCAATCCGGTCACGGCCTGGGCGCTGCTGAAGTACTACACCGAGCTGCCCAAGGGCGCATGGGTGGCGCAGAATGCGGCGAACTCCGGCGTAGGCCGCGCCTTCATCCAGCTGGCGAAGCACCTGGGCCTGCGCACGATCAACTTTGTGCGGCGTGCCGAGCTGGTCGATGAATTGAAAACACTCGGCGCCGATGTCGTGCTGCTGGACAGCGATGAGGGCGTGGCCGAGGCGAAGAAGATCGTGGGGCATGAGCCGGTGATGCTGGCCACGAACGCGGTGGGCGGCGACAGCGCGATCCACCTGATGGATCTACTCAGCCCTGAGGGCATCCTGGTGACCTACGGTGCGATGAGCCGCCGCAGCCTGAAGGTGCCCAACAAGTTTCTCATCTTTAAAAACCTGCAGCTTCACGGGCTGTGGATCACCAAGTGGTTTGAGAAGGCCACCACGGCGGAGCTTTACCAAGTGCTGGACCCGCTGGTGCGGATGATCGAGACCAACGACCTGGTGACGGCCATCGATGAGATCGTGCCGCTGGCGGAGTACCAGCGTGCCATCAAGCGGGCGCAGGAGGGGGCGCGTGGCGGCAAGGTGATCCTGGATCTGGCCTAA
- a CDS encoding MFS transporter: MPQHSNASLFVWFRILFNCRFYYPVFTILFLDLGLSIGEFAALNVVWALTSVVLEVPSGALADRYGRRPLVVAAGILMVLEMAVLCLMQPGHHDLVLWLFVANRVLSGAAEACASGADEALAYDSLPEAERSTLWPQIMARLSRGMALGFVVSSIVGSVLYDPHSVAAMLRFMGLNADVAKTTTMKLPLLLCLGTAALCLVVTLRMTEARTPTPKMPMLQSMREAWGSILQTGGWMWRTRAAFALIVFGLVFDSMIRLFLTVASNFYRLVGIEEGWYGVIGTGVSLLGLVTAGWMETSARVMNVRQNFLWLGLVVLGGLLAAAHPQPGWAGVALVVPLFLSMRFLQFFLSHYLNEIVDSAQRATALSFRGLTINLAYGTLTLLFGWQTGWVGGRLHLSADDPRVFAESLKLWPWWFAGTVVLAGGWVLLRSFSTAKDEHSGGESRH; this comes from the coding sequence ATGCCCCAGCACTCCAACGCGAGCCTCTTTGTGTGGTTCCGCATTCTCTTCAACTGCCGGTTTTACTATCCGGTGTTCACGATTCTGTTTCTGGACCTGGGGCTGAGCATTGGCGAATTTGCCGCGCTGAATGTGGTGTGGGCGCTGACGAGCGTGGTGCTGGAGGTGCCCTCCGGGGCGCTGGCAGACCGCTATGGCCGCAGGCCGCTGGTGGTGGCGGCGGGCATTCTGATGGTGCTGGAGATGGCGGTGCTCTGCCTCATGCAGCCGGGGCACCATGACCTGGTGCTGTGGCTCTTTGTGGCCAACCGCGTGCTCAGCGGCGCGGCGGAGGCCTGCGCCAGCGGGGCGGACGAGGCGCTGGCCTATGACTCCCTGCCGGAGGCGGAGCGCAGCACGCTGTGGCCGCAGATCATGGCGCGGCTCTCGCGCGGCATGGCGCTGGGTTTTGTGGTGTCTTCCATCGTGGGATCGGTGCTGTATGATCCGCACAGCGTGGCGGCCATGCTGCGCTTTATGGGACTGAATGCGGACGTGGCGAAGACCACGACGATGAAGCTGCCGCTGCTTCTCTGCCTGGGCACCGCCGCACTCTGTCTGGTGGTGACACTGCGGATGACGGAGGCGCGCACGCCCACGCCGAAAATGCCCATGCTGCAGAGCATGCGGGAGGCGTGGGGCTCCATCCTGCAAACCGGAGGCTGGATGTGGCGCACGCGTGCGGCCTTTGCCCTGATCGTGTTCGGGCTGGTATTTGACAGCATGATCCGGCTCTTTCTGACGGTGGCGAGCAACTTCTACCGGCTCGTGGGAATCGAGGAAGGATGGTACGGCGTGATCGGCACCGGAGTCTCTCTGCTGGGGCTGGTGACGGCGGGCTGGATGGAGACGAGCGCGCGGGTGATGAATGTGCGGCAGAATTTTCTCTGGCTGGGACTGGTGGTGCTGGGCGGTCTGCTGGCGGCGGCGCACCCGCAGCCGGGCTGGGCGGGGGTGGCGCTGGTGGTGCCGCTGTTTCTGAGCATGCGCTTCCTGCAGTTCTTCCTCTCCCATTACCTGAATGAGATCGTGGATTCCGCGCAGCGCGCCACGGCCCTGAGCTTCCGGGGCCTGACGATCAATCTGGCCTATGGCACGCTGACGCTGCTGTTTGGCTGGCAGACGGGCTGGGTGGGCGGGCGGCTGCACCTGAGCGCGGACGACCCGCGTGTCTTTGCGGAGTCCCTCAAGCTCTGGCCCTGGTGGTTTGCCGGCACGGTGGTGCTGGCAGGCGGCTGGGTGCTGCTGCGCTCCTTTTCCACGGCCAAAGATGAACATTCCGGCGGGGAGAGCCGTCATTAA
- a CDS encoding ROK family transcriptional regulator encodes MRKNPIFQRETLGAAVLHVRSGRATSRTTLAKALAISPSTTGLYIDQLIADGYLDESGLNQGPMGRPRRILTTRSDAGWFAGVEFNAQRIQAAGVDFSGAVQASVETAVPADATAESVIKSILSCVARLGTKMKGSLLFAGLGVPGLVNAHSGVGLHYAFIADWNNVPVVEMIGPKLGVPVILQNNLRAIALAERWFGRGHDLNNYIILGPRSGFGAAIVQNGQLIEGAHFTAGEVGRWPWPLGGDPKGATQEMHHALSAPATWRRLAGVGPRAKQPEDLRAALAAVADVTGKAWDEVCMDYARVIGCLHMILDTGVFILHGPLTVLGERFCQSISESACQLMPALRDSGLQVVHSTLGDNAGALGAASLAMEAWMPA; translated from the coding sequence ATGCGAAAAAATCCAATTTTCCAACGTGAGACCCTCGGGGCAGCCGTGTTGCACGTGCGCAGCGGCAGGGCTACTTCCCGCACTACTCTTGCCAAGGCGCTGGCTATTTCGCCTTCCACCACAGGCTTGTACATCGACCAGCTCATCGCCGACGGCTATCTGGATGAGTCCGGTCTCAATCAGGGGCCCATGGGCCGCCCACGGCGCATCCTCACCACGAGGTCAGATGCGGGCTGGTTTGCCGGTGTGGAGTTCAATGCCCAGCGCATCCAGGCGGCGGGTGTGGATTTTTCCGGTGCCGTGCAGGCATCGGTGGAGACGGCAGTTCCGGCGGATGCCACAGCGGAAAGCGTCATCAAATCCATCCTGAGCTGCGTTGCACGGCTGGGCACAAAGATGAAAGGCTCGCTGCTCTTTGCGGGCCTCGGCGTGCCAGGGCTGGTCAATGCACACTCCGGAGTGGGGCTGCATTACGCCTTCATTGCAGACTGGAACAACGTGCCGGTGGTGGAAATGATCGGCCCCAAACTGGGCGTGCCCGTCATTCTGCAAAACAACCTCCGCGCCATCGCGCTGGCAGAGCGCTGGTTCGGTCGCGGGCATGATCTCAATAACTACATCATCCTCGGGCCGCGCAGCGGTTTTGGCGCGGCGATTGTTCAAAATGGGCAGCTCATCGAGGGGGCGCACTTTACGGCGGGTGAGGTGGGGCGCTGGCCCTGGCCGCTCGGCGGTGACCCCAAAGGGGCCACACAAGAAATGCACCACGCCTTGAGTGCACCGGCCACCTGGAGACGGCTGGCAGGTGTGGGGCCGCGGGCCAAGCAGCCCGAGGATCTGCGCGCTGCTCTCGCCGCCGTGGCAGACGTCACTGGCAAAGCTTGGGATGAGGTTTGCATGGACTATGCCCGGGTGATTGGTTGTCTGCACATGATCCTGGACACAGGCGTTTTCATACTGCATGGGCCGCTCACGGTTTTGGGAGAGCGTTTCTGCCAGTCCATCTCTGAATCGGCCTGTCAGCTGATGCCTGCACTGCGCGATTCAGGACTTCAGGTCGTGCACTCGACCTTGGGAGATAATGCCGGGGCGCTCGGGGCTGCCAGCCTGGCCATGGAGGCTTGGATGCCAGCCTGA
- a CDS encoding DUF2490 domain-containing protein, translating into MPRLLLILVLLLLQAQLLHADEWWAWTNVDYYRKPPWTGSVFMANFADEVDGSYAQMVSPRVKYAAARWLDLGLGLSMLRLENIATGDRYDQLRPELEVDPHYELTQQLRVDWRNRMEWRENQGAPSAANRTRHRVQVAWTLPQPLGPLTRVFASDECLMDLHLRRQTENRLVPLGLTFKITGSMDLDIFYMIDSKRTKTTWKHESVLGTYLRVRF; encoded by the coding sequence ATGCCACGCCTGCTGCTAATCCTCGTTCTTCTTCTGCTGCAAGCACAGCTGCTGCATGCGGATGAATGGTGGGCGTGGACGAATGTGGACTACTACCGCAAGCCGCCGTGGACTGGCAGTGTGTTCATGGCCAACTTTGCCGATGAGGTGGACGGCTCGTATGCGCAGATGGTGAGCCCACGCGTAAAGTATGCCGCCGCACGGTGGCTGGATCTCGGGCTGGGGCTTTCGATGCTGCGGCTGGAAAACATCGCCACGGGAGACCGCTACGACCAGCTCCGCCCGGAGCTGGAGGTGGACCCGCATTATGAGCTGACCCAGCAGCTGCGCGTGGACTGGCGCAACCGCATGGAGTGGCGCGAGAACCAGGGCGCGCCATCCGCCGCCAACCGCACCCGCCACCGAGTGCAGGTGGCGTGGACGCTGCCGCAGCCGCTGGGGCCGCTGACGCGTGTGTTTGCCAGCGATGAGTGCCTGATGGACCTGCACCTGCGCCGGCAGACGGAGAACCGTCTGGTGCCGCTGGGGCTGACTTTCAAGATCACCGGCTCGATGGATCTGGACATCTTTTACATGATCGACTCCAAGCGGACCAAAACGACGTGGAAGCATGAGTCGGTGCTGGGCACGTACCTGCGGGTGCGGTTTTAA
- a CDS encoding putative transporter, with amino-acid sequence MPFLQSLHQDNPVAASLLIYSIVILGGIGLGHIRVKGVRLGTAGVLFAGLAAAHFGLRPDAEVAHFLKEFGLVLFVFALGMQMGPSFFASLKRQGRLLNGYALALVLLGAAVALAGGWLFGMPLPAVAGLFAGATTNTPALGAAQQALTAAHADPVLVTLPALSYAAAYPLAIVGIIVSLIALRVVFKVDVEQEAQLFRQEQGAGVEPLQRLNLRVENANLNGVSIAHVLGIQENSVVISRHRPAAAVEVAAATPDTVLHVGDVIMAVGTQSHLDQFRLIIGSISEENLMKAPGRITYRRVVLTSKKLLGKTVHELGLDHFHGVTVTRVSRGDLFFTALPDLRLQFGDTLQLVGDEDSLNAATRTLGNEVHVLQETKFAAIFAGILLGVLLGLYPLQIAGLPAPVRLGLAGGPLVVAILMSHLGRLGPMVMHMPLNANRALRELGIILFLANVGLLSGEHFAATVFSAQGLQWVLLGVLVTMLPLLVVGFLARRLHKVNFMTICGLLSGGMTDPPALAFATAMARCDSPAVAYATVYPLTMLLRIVVAQVIAQLC; translated from the coding sequence ATGCCGTTTTTGCAATCCCTGCATCAGGACAACCCCGTCGCCGCCTCGCTGCTCATTTACAGCATCGTTATTCTCGGCGGCATTGGTCTGGGCCACATCCGGGTCAAAGGAGTGCGGCTCGGCACGGCGGGGGTGTTGTTTGCGGGGCTGGCGGCCGCGCACTTTGGCCTGCGGCCAGACGCGGAGGTGGCGCATTTTTTAAAGGAGTTTGGCCTCGTGCTATTCGTCTTCGCACTGGGCATGCAGATGGGGCCGAGTTTCTTTGCTTCGCTCAAGCGCCAGGGCCGTTTGCTCAATGGCTACGCGCTCGCCCTCGTGCTGCTGGGCGCTGCGGTGGCGCTGGCCGGCGGCTGGCTCTTTGGCATGCCGCTGCCCGCAGTGGCGGGCCTCTTTGCCGGTGCCACCACCAACACCCCCGCACTCGGCGCGGCACAGCAGGCGCTAACCGCGGCGCATGCGGATCCTGTGCTGGTCACGCTGCCCGCGCTCTCCTATGCCGCAGCTTATCCGCTGGCCATCGTGGGCATCATCGTCTCTCTCATCGCCCTGCGCGTTGTCTTCAAAGTGGATGTGGAGCAGGAGGCGCAGCTCTTCCGTCAGGAGCAGGGCGCGGGTGTGGAGCCCCTGCAGCGTTTGAACCTGCGGGTGGAAAATGCCAACCTCAACGGCGTCAGCATCGCCCACGTGCTGGGCATTCAGGAAAACAGCGTGGTCATTTCCCGCCATCGCCCGGCCGCTGCGGTTGAGGTTGCCGCTGCCACGCCAGACACCGTGTTGCATGTGGGGGATGTCATCATGGCCGTGGGTACGCAGTCACACCTGGATCAGTTTCGCCTCATCATTGGCAGCATCAGCGAGGAGAATCTCATGAAGGCCCCCGGTCGCATCACCTACCGCCGCGTGGTGCTCACCAGCAAAAAGCTGCTCGGCAAAACCGTGCATGAGCTGGGGCTGGATCACTTCCACGGTGTCACCGTCACCCGCGTCAGCCGAGGCGATCTCTTCTTCACCGCGCTGCCGGATCTGCGCCTGCAGTTTGGCGATACGCTCCAGCTCGTGGGAGATGAAGACTCCCTCAATGCCGCCACCCGCACGCTCGGCAATGAGGTGCATGTGCTGCAGGAGACCAAGTTTGCCGCCATCTTTGCAGGCATTCTCCTCGGTGTGCTGCTGGGTCTTTACCCGCTGCAAATCGCAGGCCTGCCTGCTCCCGTGCGCCTGGGGCTGGCTGGCGGGCCACTCGTCGTCGCCATATTGATGAGCCATCTCGGGCGCCTCGGGCCCATGGTCATGCACATGCCGCTGAATGCCAACCGCGCCCTCCGCGAGCTGGGCATCATCCTCTTCCTGGCCAATGTGGGCCTGCTCTCTGGCGAGCACTTTGCCGCCACTGTCTTCTCCGCGCAGGGCTTGCAGTGGGTGCTGCTCGGTGTCCTCGTCACCATGCTGCCGCTGCTGGTGGTGGGCTTCCTGGCCCGCCGACTGCACAAGGTCAACTTTATGACCATCTGCGGCCTTCTTTCCGGCGGCATGACGGATCCGCCCGCGCTCGCCTTTGCCACCGCCATGGCACGCTGCGACTCGCCCGCCGTGGCCTATGCCACCGTGTACCCGCTCACAATGCTGCTGCGTATTGTAGTGGCGCAGGTCATCGCGCAGCTCTGCTGA
- a CDS encoding 3D domain-containing protein produces MRHLSRFVLLLCACSLAACSSSGLFNRNTRITSVRTTAYTHGEADHIVYGAKTAVGTQLKYGNVRSAAADWSVYPVGTIFQIEGLPYIYQVDDYGSALVGTNTIDLYKPDKATMKAWGVRNVNIRVLRWGSFSKSLSIMKERTAYPHIRRMVERIQTSS; encoded by the coding sequence ATGCGACACCTCTCCCGATTCGTACTTCTGCTCTGCGCCTGCTCTCTGGCCGCATGCTCTAGCTCCGGGCTGTTTAATCGCAACACACGCATCACCTCTGTACGCACCACGGCCTACACCCACGGCGAGGCCGACCACATCGTCTATGGTGCCAAGACGGCGGTGGGCACCCAGCTCAAATACGGCAACGTGCGCAGTGCCGCAGCGGACTGGTCTGTCTATCCCGTGGGCACCATTTTCCAGATCGAGGGCCTGCCCTACATCTACCAGGTGGACGACTACGGCTCCGCACTGGTGGGCACCAACACGATCGACCTGTACAAACCCGACAAGGCCACGATGAAGGCCTGGGGTGTGCGCAATGTGAACATCCGCGTACTGCGCTGGGGCTCATTCTCCAAGAGCCTGTCCATCATGAAGGAGCGCACCGCCTACCCGCACATCCGCCGCATGGTGGAGCGCATCCAGACCAGCTCGTAG
- a CDS encoding group I truncated hemoglobin has product MKTENTSLYERLGGEDMIAALIPAFYVRVLADPELGPFFKHTELEKLHAMQREFFVMATGGPISYSGRPLAHAHHGRGITKHHFALFTSHLVDTLLDMGVTQEETDEVIDRINATTNEITGTSY; this is encoded by the coding sequence ATGAAAACCGAAAACACTTCTCTCTACGAACGTCTTGGCGGCGAAGACATGATCGCCGCACTCATCCCGGCCTTTTACGTACGTGTGCTGGCAGATCCTGAGCTGGGCCCGTTTTTCAAACACACGGAGCTGGAAAAGCTGCATGCCATGCAGCGCGAATTCTTCGTCATGGCCACCGGCGGACCGATCAGCTACAGCGGCCGGCCGCTGGCGCATGCGCACCATGGGCGCGGCATCACCAAGCACCACTTTGCGCTCTTTACCAGCCATCTGGTGGACACGCTGCTGGACATGGGCGTGACGCAGGAGGAGACGGATGAGGTGATCGACCGCATCAATGCAACGACGAATGAAATCACCGGCACTTCATACTGA
- a CDS encoding CDP-alcohol phosphatidyltransferase family protein: MSVPEEHLASRRSLKSRDTRWAHALAAWMARCGLTPNAISVLSVVFAAGAMGCLMVAGDQNTTAGTLGAWLGALVCIQLRLLCNLMDGMVAVEGGKGSPVGAIYNDAPDRVADVLILVGAGYSGAGDPGVVKLFHVIPMGWCCAVVSVWTAYLRVLGASLTAKHDFRGPMAKQHRMAVLSGGILIELMQHLLGWERWGILTALTVIFFGGLWTCWRRLAVMAREVEAGAKLGK, encoded by the coding sequence ATGAGCGTGCCTGAAGAGCACCTGGCCTCCCGCCGCAGCCTGAAGTCCCGCGACACCCGCTGGGCCCATGCGCTGGCGGCTTGGATGGCCCGCTGCGGCCTGACGCCCAATGCCATCTCGGTGCTGAGCGTGGTCTTTGCCGCCGGGGCGATGGGCTGCCTGATGGTGGCTGGAGACCAGAACACCACGGCGGGCACCCTTGGGGCCTGGCTGGGGGCTCTGGTCTGCATCCAGCTCCGGCTGCTGTGCAATCTGATGGACGGCATGGTGGCGGTGGAGGGAGGCAAGGGCTCGCCCGTGGGGGCCATCTATAATGATGCGCCGGACCGCGTGGCGGATGTGCTGATCCTGGTAGGAGCTGGCTACAGCGGCGCGGGAGATCCGGGGGTGGTAAAGCTTTTTCACGTCATCCCCATGGGCTGGTGCTGCGCTGTGGTGTCGGTCTGGACGGCCTACCTCCGTGTGCTGGGGGCCTCCCTAACCGCAAAGCATGACTTCCGCGGCCCCATGGCCAAGCAGCATCGCATGGCCGTGCTGAGCGGGGGCATTTTGATCGAGCTGATGCAACACCTGCTGGGCTGGGAGCGGTGGGGGATCCTGACTGCGCTGACGGTGATTTTTTTTGGTGGCCTGTGGACGTGCTGGAGGCGGCTGGCAGTGATGGCCCGGGAGGTGGAGGCGGGAGCCAAGTTGGGGAAGTGA